The following DNA comes from Methanobrevibacter wolinii SH.
TTGTGATTCCTTGTGTTATAGAACTTTCTTTATATTTATTATTTCCATTATATTTTATATTAGCAGTATATTGTCCAGAATTATTAACATTTATAGCTATTTTTCCTTCACCATCACTATCCGTTATTGTATTGTATTCTTCTATACTACCATTTGAATCAGTTAATGTTACAGTAATATTTTGATTTCCAATTCCATTTCCATCTTTATCTGTAAGTTTTATAGTTAATGGTTCTCCTTTGTATAAGGTACTATTTCCACTAAGAATTATATTTGTATCTTCTTTTGTAAAATTAGCATTAAATAAAAATATTCCTATAATTACTACTAAGATTATTATAACTATAGATAAAATTATAATAATTTTATCATTTTTCATAGTCTACCCCCTAATTTTAATAATATTATTATATTTATATATCTTTTTAAATTTTTCTTTTTAGATTTTCTATAAAATATCTTGAAAATAACTTATATGTTTAAAAATAGATTTAATAATTGAATATTTTTTACTTATTTTTTGTTTTTAAGTTGTAAAATTAGTTTTTTAAATATTAAATTTAAGTAAAAATTATCTTTTAAATTATTTAATTTTTGAAATCAACTATTTTTAAGATAAATTTTCTTAAATGATATTTAATTATTGATATACTTTAAATTTTTATAAAAATAGTTTTTCAATAAGTATTGTTTTAAAAAAGTTAAATAAAACATTTATTGATTTAGTTTTATTTAATTATTGGATAAAGTTGTTTTTTTAATAATTTTAGTTATTTATATGAATTATTAAGTAAATCATGTTTAATAATCTTAATTTTATTTAATTATTAAATAAAACATTTTTTAATAATGTTAATTTTAAATTGTTTTAGAAGATAAATGAATTATCTTCTGGTTTTTTGTCCAGGATTTAAGAAGTTATCTAAATATTCTAATAAATCTTCTAAATCATTTTTATTTATAGTTTTCAAGTAATTTTCAAGTAAATAAATTTTATATGTTTTTAATGCAGGTTCTTTTAAATTTTTACCAATTTTAATTCTACTTATGTTTTCAGGTTTAAATATATGTTCAATAAAATCTGTTGCATTAATAAATTTTCTTTTCTTATTTATAACTAAAAATTCATTAAAACTATAGCAGTTTTCTCCATTTGCTTTTTTAAAGTTTTCACATGCTTTTTTAGCCCATATTTTTGGTCCATAATGGATTTTAATATTATTTAATTTATAAACACTCATTTCAAATATTAAAATTCCTTTATCTTTTTCATTAGTCCAGTATCCACTTTTAAATACTTTAAAATCTTCTTCTTCAAGTTTTTCTCTTAAAGATTCTTCAGTTTTCTTTAATTGTGGATGTAATGTATCTGATACAACATTAGGAATATTAAATTCAATAATATATGTTTTTCCACCATGTTTTGTAAATTCCTTAATTATATTTTCTTTTTTTAAATTATTTTTTTTAATTGGGTGGAAAAATTTTATTTTATCATCAGATTTTTCAAAATTACGGCAAGCTTCAATAAATTCTTCCATTTTATCTATTCTTAAAGCTGCACCTACATTACGATTTTTATCAGTAGGATCTATTGCTATTAATGGATCATCAAATAAATCTTGAGTACCATAATTTTCAAGATCAATAACTGTTCCATATCTCCAATTTGATACTTCTTTTATAAGGTTTTCAAAGTTTCCATATTTTAATATAAGTATTTCACATAAATAACCTGCAAAACCCCCTACTTTAAATTCAGACCCATAAACACCAACACAATCCATGAATTGTTTAAGGAGTAAAACTTCAGATATTTGTTCTTCTTTAAGATGTGATTTGATATATTTAGTATGTAATATTGTTCTATCTACTGCAGATTTCATTTCTTCAGCACTTTTTATATTATAACAAGGTACAAAATCTATTTCATAATCATCAATAATACTAGTTAAATAAGGGTGTGATGCAAAATGTTGGTTACTTGCTCCATTATTTTCTTTAGTAACTTCATATCCAATTTCAAGACCTTTTTCTTTAAGTGTATCTGTAGGAGTATTAATAGGGAAGCTAATAAAAATATCAATATCTGATTTTCCATGTAAAAATGTTTTTTTAGCTACAGAACCTACTTTTATACCTTCTGCATCAATATTATTCTTTTTACATATATTATTAATATCTTTAATTAATTTATTTGATATTTCTTTAATCTCTTTTTTTTCAGTATCATCTGGTGTTATCTCTTTTAAAATTTCCCTATAATTCATATTCAATCACAAAATAAAATTTAATAAAATAAGTTTTAGATATATTATCTTAGTATTTTATAGTATAAATAAAAATACTTTGTTTATTTAAAATTTATCTCTTAAAATAATTTTTTAATATATGAATTTCTTAATTTGTATTTTTATACTAAGATACTTTTAAATAAAATAATTTAAATTATAATTTAAGTATTTAAAATTTTTATAGGTTGTGTTTGTTTTTTAGTTTTTTTTTATTTGGTTTGTGTGGTGTTTGTAATGTTTGTGTTTGTTTTTTAGTTTTTTTTATTTGGTTTGTGTGGTGTTTGTAAGGTTTGTGTTTGTTTTTTAGTTTTTTTTATTTGCTTATTAGTGATTTTTATAAGGTTTATATTTCTTGTTAAATTTATAATAATTAGTAGAAATATTTGTTTTAATAAATTTAACTATTTTAAATAATTTAATTAATAAAATAATCTATAAAAATTAATATATTATTGATTTAAACTACCTAAATCTCCATTTATTAATGGATTAAATAAAAGTATATTTAAATCTTTTAAAAATTCTTCTTTATCTATTCTTTCTGAATTTTTAATCCAATATTCAGTTGATTTTAATATTGCACCAGAATAATATTCTGCTATAATATCTGTAGAAACTGGATATTTTTTACCTTTTTTTATTTCTAAATCAAGATTTTCTTTAATATTTTCTAGTACTATATTGTATATTATTCCTAATGATTCACTGTGTTGATTGTTATTTAACATTGCTAAGTAAATATTTCTATTTTCATTAATATGTTCTAAGTATTCTTTTGTTAGTATATAATAATATTCTACAATATTTTTATATTCCTTGTCTTTGATTTTATTATTTAATTCTTTTGTGAATTCATAAATACTTTTTTCTAATAATTCATATTTATCATTAAAATGATAATAGAATGTACTTCTATGAATTCCTGCATCATTACAAATATCAATTACTTTAATTTCCTCAAAGGGTTTTGTTTCAAGTAATTTAAATAAGCTATTTGATAATTTTTTGTAGGTTATTTCTTTTCTAATATCTGTTTTTTTATGTTTCATAAAACCCCTCATTTTTTAATTTGTTTTAAGTTGAAATTACTTATGTTAAAATTTAAATCTTTTGAATATAGTAATGAAATTACTTAATATGTTTTTAAATAATTTCATGATATTTTTTTAGATATACTTTAAAAGTAGTTTTTTTCTACATGTGTATAATATTTCTTTAATTTTTATCTTTAAAAAGTTTACTATATTTATTGATTTTTTACAATAGTTAAATCATGTTTAAAATTTATCTAAAATTTTAACTTTTTAAACTATTAAATAAGTTAAGTTTTATATTAAATTTAAAAGATTTATATAAAAAGATATTTATCATATCTTTATAATTCTTTTTAATAATTGTTTATTTTTAATTTTACTTATTTTTATTAAATATTTTAATTTTAAAACTATTATATTATCTTTGTTTTAAAATTATTTTATTTTTTTTAAAAATTTTTTTCCTTTATTATTTTATTTTTAAAATTATTTTTAATGAATTTTATTTACTGTAATTGCTGTTTTGTATTTTATACAACTGTTTAAACACAATATATAAAGTATATTAATTTTAAATTATTTTTCTATTTTTTTTCTAAACATATTTTAGAATAATTCAATTTATTGCTTATTTTATTGAAAATATTTTAAAAAAATCATTTAGAAAGTTTAAAATATTAGTTTGTTCTAACTTTAATTATAAAGTTATTCATTTTGAATATCTATAAAATTTAAAGGGAGGTTATATATTTGGTAGTTAGTGTCATTGGTGGAACTGGACCTCAGGGTCTAGGTATTGCCAAACGATTAGCTATTGCAGGTGTAGATGTTATTGTTGGATCTAGAAAAGAAGATAAAGCTTTAAAGATTGTAAATGAAACTAAAGAAGAATTGAAAGATTATGACATTGCTTCTATGGAAGGTATGGCAAATGAAGATGCAGCAAAAGCTGGAGATATCATAATAATGACTGTTCCTTTAGTTGCACAAGCACCTACTTTAAAAACTATTAAAGAGTTTGTTAAAGGTAAAGTATTTTTAGATGCTACTGTACCATTAGAAACAGCACTTGGCGGATCTGTAAAAAGAAGTATTGGTTTATGTGAAGGATCTGCTGCAGAAAGAACCCAGGCTCTCTTAGAAGGAACTGGTGCAAAAGTTGTATGTGCTTTTAATAATATAAGTAATTCTCAACTTTTGGACATACCAGAAGATATAGATTGTGATTGTCTTATAGCTGGAGATGATAAAGAAGCTAAAGAAATTGCATCTGATTTAATTAATAAAATTTCAGGAGTTAAAGCTATTGATTGTGGTCCTCTTGAAAGAGCTAGACAAATTCAAGAAATTACTCCACTTCTCATTGCTTTAAATATTAAATATAAATCTCATTTCGGGGGAATTAGGATAACTGGAATTGATTTTGATAAAATTTAGTTTTTATATAAACATTTATTAGAATAAAAATTTAATTAGTTAAAAATCATTAAGATTTTAGTTTTATAAGTATTTAATTTATAAAAAGTTTTATATTAATTGTTTATTCGTCGAATGATTAATTTGGGCTGATTTTTATATTTTAATACTTTATAAAGATATAAACATTAAAATGGATATATAAGACAAAGTTTTCAAATTTTATAATGGAATATTTTAGGAATATAAATTGTTGAGCTAGAAATAGTTAATATTCTAGTAAATCGTATTTGATTGTTGAATTCTAGAAATGGTTATTATTCTAGGGGAAATTTGGCTGTTGAAACTAGAAAAGTTTATTTAAATAGATGTAGATTTTATTTAATTAAATTATTTTTAGTTTAAAGGATAAACAAATAAACTAGTTAAATAGTTTAAAAAACATGGTTGAAAACTTTTAATTTACTCAAAATAATCTGTAATGATATTTTGTTTAAATTATTAGTTTATATACATTATAGATTATTAAAAAGGTATTTTGATTGTTGAATTCTAGAAATGGTTATTATTCTAGGGGAAATTTGACTGTTGAACTAGAAAAGTTTATTTAAATAGATGTAGATTTTATTTAATTAAATTATTTTTAGTTTGTACTTTGTTGTTGAATAATGTATTTTGACTGTTGAACTAGAAATGGTTAATATTCTAGTAAATCGTATTTGATTGTTGAATTCTAGAAATGGTTATTATTCTAGGGGAAATTTGACTGTTGAATTATTGGTTAAAATTTATCTAAATAATATTTTATATAAGTTGAAACTAATAATTAGAAATTTGTTGTTGAATATTAAATTGTATAGATGTTAAATTATATTTTAACACTATATTAATTTTAATATTGATTTTTTACTATTTTTTGTTATTATATTTTTTATAATATTACTTTATATTCAATTTTGAATTTATTTTTTAATTTATTATTATATTTTTAATAATTATGAGAAAATTTTTATAATATTTTTAATAAACTTAATTTAATTAAAATTTTAATAGTGTATGTTTTAGATTTTTTAATTTTTTAAAATTTTAGAATTATTTAATATATTTAATTTATTTAAAAATTTAAATTTCTAAACTGTTTATTTTTAATTTTAAATAATTTTTATATTAAATTTAAAGAATTTAACACATATTAATTTATAAATATTTTATTTTTAAGAGGATTTTTTTTATGGAGTCTAATTCAATTTTTAAAAGAAAAAGTATTCGTAAATATTTAGATAAAGATATTTCTGATGATGATATTAAGTCTATATTATCTGCTGGAATGCAGGCACCTTCAGCATTTAATACTCAACCTTGGGAATTTATTGTTGTAACTAATGAAGATTTAATTAATAAATTGTCTAATATGAGTAAATATTCAAAATGTGCAGCAGGTGCAAATAAATTAATTTTAACAATGGTTAATCTAGAAAAAGTACCTTTAACTAGAGCGTGGTTTACTCAAGATATGTCTGCATGTACTGAAAATATTTTAATTGAAGCTACTGAACTTGGTATTGGAAGTGTATGGTTAGGTTTGTATCCTGATTCTAAAAGAATAGAATTTGTATCTGAAATATTTGATTTACCTAAAAATATTGTTCCATTTTCACTTATTGCATTAGGTTATCCTACTAAAGAATATGAAATTAAAATGAATTATGATGAATCTAAAGTTCATTATAATAAATTTTAATTTTTTTATTTTCAGTTGATATATTATTTAATTTATTTAATTTCTAAGTTTATGGGGGATATAATGAGTAAAATAAGAAGTTTTTTAGCTATTGAAGTTGAAGATGTTTTACTTAATAAGATTTATAATATTGAAAAGGATTTTAAAAATATTGATGCTAATATTAAATATGTTCCAACTAAGAATATGCACTTTACATTAAAATTTTTTGGAAATATTAATGAAGAGATGATTGATAAAATTTCATGTTCTGTAGAAAAAGTTTTAGAAAATCATAAACCTTTTGAAATTGATATTTCTGGTTCTGGTGCATTTCCAAATGAAAATAGAATAAAAGTTATTTGGGTGGGTATTAAAAATAATTCTAATCTAAAATCTCTTCAAGAAGATCTTGATGTTTCTTTTAATAAATTAGGGTTTGAACTTGAGAGAAATTATGTTTCTCATTTAACAATTGGTAGAATGAAAAATGCTAAAAATAAAAATTTAGTTCAAGATAAAATTAAGAAATATCATAATTATGAAATAGGTAAAATGACTGTTTCAAGTATTGTACTTAAAAAAAGTACTTTAACACCTAAAGGACCTATTTATGAAAATATTAAAGAGTTTACTCTTTAATTTAATTTTTTTTTAGTTTTAGTTTTTTTTTTGTTTTGGTTTAGTTTTGTTTTTTAGTTTTAGTTTTTTTGTTTTTTATCTCTTGAAATCTTTTTATTACTAATATAAATAATATTTATACTTAAAATTTAAATTTAAGAGATTTTTTTAAAATTAGAATGATTTTAATAATGTTTTGTTTTAATTTAGTTTTGTTTCTTGTTTTTTAAAATTAGTTTTTTGTATTTAAATAAAAAATATAAATTAATAAAAAGCTATTTAATGCTTTAAATTAATTTATGTGTTTAAATTTATAATATAAATCTATTTTTCAATTATATTTTCTTCAATACTCATACCAAAGTGACGAGCTTTTTCATCTATGTAAACTTTTATTTTGTCACCTGGTTTTAGTTCTGCAACAGAAATTGCAGATTCTTTATCATCAACAAGTCTAATGGTTTCAGCATTTTGAACAATAGTTTTAATATCAATATCTTTATATTTTGCTTCAATTAAAAGAAGAGGTCTTCTTTCAATTTTACATCTACCTACTATTGATTTTCTAGTTTCACCTTTAGTGTTAACTATTAATACTTCATCACCAGCTCCAAGTTCTGATAAATAATGAGTTTTTCCATTAGGAACCATTACATATGCTTGAACAGGTCCTGCATTTACTCTAAATGGACGTGAAGCAACATATTCACTTTCTAAACTTTCAGAGTGTACAAGTACCATAGCTTTTGAATATGATCCAACAAGCATACCTTCACCAGGATACATAATACTAGTAGTATCAATACATACTCTATCACCAGATCCAAGTGGTTTAATATTGGTTATAGTAGCATCTTTGAGACTATAGCTTTCACTTGAAATCTCTTCAATGAGTTTTGAGATATCTTTGATTTGATTAAATTCAATTGGTTCAAAAATAACTCCATCAGTACCTACTTCTAATGTTTCAATAGCTACTTTAGCTTCATCTGCTGATTTTACAGCTGCTATAATTTTAACATCTTTTCCTTGTAAATCTGCAATGATATTTTCAAGTGGAATTACAGTCCAATCTTTACTAACTAATATTATATAATCGCAGATATCTCCAAGTTTTACAGCTAATTGTTCATGGTTTTTATCTGTGATTTCTATATAGGCACAAACAGGAATATTTTTGTTTTTAAGTTCTTTAGCTTTAGCTAAATCTTTTGATTTAGTTAAATTATTATCTAATTTAAGTGTTCCATCACCTTCACCAGAAATACCTATTAAATAAACATCACTATCATCACTAGGTGCAACGATATTAACATTACCTAATTTTCTTATGTTCTTATTATTTTCTGAATCAAAACATACTATATGGTCAATTCCAGATTCAAATGATGTTGTAATCATTTCTTTAGTATTGTCCCAATTGCCTATTGGGTTTAATATCCAAGCAAATTTTTCTGACATTCCTAATCTCCTTAAAATTTATAATTTCCTAGATTAAATATTATAAATCCTTTATTTTAATTTATTTTTTTTAAAAAATATGATATTTTTTTAAAATTAAACTTTAAATGATAGGTATTTATAATTATTTAATATTTTAAGTCTATTTTAAAATTTTTAAAGCTTCTTCAACATCCATTCCATTGTGAACAATTTCAGAAACAGCTTTAGTCATTTTTTCAGGATTTTCAGCTTGGAAGAAATTACGTCCGAAAGCTACTCCAGCTCCACCAACTTCAATTGCATCTTTGGTCATTTGGAGTAAATCTTTATCAGAGTCTACACTTGGACCGCCTGCTATGATTACAGGTACTAAAGCTCCTTCAACAACTTCTTCAAAGCTTGCAGGATCTCCAGTATAATTTGTTTTTACAATATCTGCACCAAGTTCTGCACCAACACGTGCTGCATGTTTTACAACTTCAACATCATGTTCATCTTTTATTCCTGGTCCACGTGGGTACATCATAGCTAAAAGTGGCATACCCCATTGACTACAAGTTTCTGCAACAGAACCTAATTCTTCTAACATGTATGGTTCAGTTTCAGAACCTACATTTACATGTATAGATACTGCATCAGCACCAAGTTGAATAGCTCTTTCTACACTAGTAACAAGGACTTTATTATTAGGGTCACGACTTAAAGAAGTACTTGCAGATAAGTGGATAATTAAACCAATATCTTTTCCGTAACCTCTGTGACCATTTTCTACAATACCTTTATGCATAAGTACTGCATTTGCTCCACCTTTAGAAATACTTTCTATAGTTTTATCAAGGTTAACAATTCCTTTAATAGGACCATCAGAAACGCCATGATCCATAGGTGCAATAACAGTTTTATTTGTTTTGCGGTTAATTATACGTTCAAGACGTATTTTTTTACCTATCATTATTTATCCTCCAATTTAAGTTAAATTTAAAATTTTTATAAATTTTAATTTAACTTTTTTTTAATTTTTTAAAATATATTAAATTATTAAATAATTTAACATACACTATTTTTTATAAGATAATACTTATATATTATTTGATTTTTGTTTAAAAATTCTAAATTCAATAGATATTATAATTTAATAATAAAATTTTTAGCTTTCTTAATTATTTAAATTTAAGACATGATTTCTTTTTAATATTAAAGTAAATAGCATAAAAATTAAATTCTAGATAATATAAGTTTTAGATATTGTTAAAATTTATATAATTTTATTTAAATTCTATAAAAAATTATTTAAAGTATTTTTTAAAATATTAAAAATTTATTAAATTCTGAAGTATTTTTTAAAAATTAAGTCTATTAGAAATAATAATTTAAACAGTACTTAATACTTTAAAATGAGTTTAAAAAATGTTTATTATAAAAATTAAAATAATTTTAACAAAGTCAAAAAATTAATAATTAAAATTAGTAGTAAATTAGTTTTATATTAAGTATTAACAAATTCATTAATTTTAGTAATTATTTATTGTTTTAATGAATTTGTCCATAAATTGAATTCTTTAATTTGTGGAGGGATTCCTTCATCACCATATGAATCTAAATAACCATTTTTTGATATTAAATCTTCTTCAACATATGAAGTATTTACAAAATCTATTAATCCTTTGTTTCTAATAATTGAATTTTTTGGTTTAAATGTTGAAGACCATATGTAAAATACTTTAAATACAGTATCTGGATGATATCCTCCACCTAAATCTACAGATAATAAATCACATTTATCTGTTATTTTACAAGCTTCTTGAATAATATTATGGAGTCTCACATCTCCACTTATAAATTTGATATTATCATATTCTTCTTCTAATTTTTTCATTTTTGGAATTGCTTCTGGGCTATTATCTATTGCTATTAATTTACCTTCTTTTATTATTTCTGCAATAATCTTAGAACTTCCACCAACATGACATCCAAGTTCTATTACTGTATCAGTAGGTTTTAATATTTTTTTAAGGTTTTTTCTATATAGTTTCATCTTGTAGTTAAGTTGTATCATGTACTCACATTTTTTATTAATTATTAAATATTGTTCTTTTTAATTTGTATTCCATTGTTTTCAATATTATTGATGGTGTATTTTTTATCTAAAGTACTTGTATCTTTACATAATCCAAATACTGTATTTCCAATCATAGCCATTGATGAACCAATACAAAATTCATTAAATTCATCTATTAAATCAATAATTTCATTATTAAATAAGCCAATCTTTTTTGAAAAATTATAAGAACATTCTATAAAATTTTTACTTGATGGATTTTTTAAATATTCCTTTTGTGCTTTAATTCCTTCTTTTGTTATTCTTTTTTGATAATCTGGGTCTGTTATTATTGTTGATGTATCAATTTTATCTAATGATTTTGATACTATTTTATAATCTGAGTTAATATATTCTGTTTTTCCAAAACCTGGTGCTCCAGGTTTTGTTCTAAGTACAATTCCTTTAGACATCTCTGCTATTACATCACCAAGTCCACAATTTAAAGAAACTTCACTAAGATGAGCATATTTTCCAGCTTCTTCATAAGTAATTGGTAAATTTAAAGTATCTTTTAGTAATATTGCTACTCCTAGACTTGATGATGCTGAAGTTCCAAATCCACATCCAATAGGTACTTCAATATTATGATTAATTTCAAGTCCATTTATATCAAGCTTATTAAGATATTTATCTATTTGATAATCTTTGTTTATTATATCAATTGTTTCTTTACTTATAATTGTATGATAGGAATCATTTTTACCATTAATTTTAATATTTATTCCATCTTTATTTCTTTCTTTAATACTTGAAGTAACTCCTTTATCAAGTAAAACTCCACAACCTAATGATCCTTTTTTTAATTTATTTTCTTTTGGAAATATTGAAAAAAATCCAGTTATATGTCCAGGTACAAATACTGAAATCATTTTACCCCTTTAGTTTTTATTGATTTTTTAATTTTTAAGTTTGAATTAATTAATTTATTTAATTTAACTTTTTAAAAAACTTATTAATTATAATAATATTATATATTATATTAAATTTAGATTAATATAAAATTATTTTAATATATTAATTCATATAATCATATAAGTTAGAGATTTTATTGGAGATTAAAATGACTAATAAAAGAATTGATTTACACATGCATAGTCTATTTTCAGATGGTGAGCTACTTCCTTCAGAACTTGCAAGAAGAGCATATGTTTTAGGTCATAGTGATATAGCTATTACTGATCATGTTGATTATTATAATATTGAAAATATTACTAATATACAAAATGCAATTGATGATATAAATAATAATTGGGATATTAATGTTATACTTGGAGTTGAAATAACTCATGTTCCACCTTCTTCAATTAAACCTCTTGCAATTAGAGCAAGAGAATTAGGTGCTAAAATTGTTGTAGTTCATGGTGAAACCTTATCTGAACCTGTAGTTGAAGGTACAAATCATGCTGCAGCATTGTGTCCTGAAGTAGATATTATTGGTCATCCTGGTTTAATTTCAAAAGAAGATGCAATTTTAGCTAAAGAAAATGATATTGCTCTTGAAATTAGTTGTAGAGCAGGTCATTGTCTTGGTAATGGTCATGTTGCAGATATTGCTTCTGAAGTGGGTAATCGTTTAGTTGTTGATACTGATACACATGCTCCTGAAGATTTAGTAAATTTTGATAAAGCATATAATATAGCTTTAGGTGCAGGTTTATCTGAATATGAAGCAAAAAAAGCTGTTATTGATAATCCAAAGTATATTCTTAAAAAGCATGATTTAATTTAGAATGTCTTATATTTTTTATTTTTTCTTTATCTTTTTTGAGAGTTATTTTTTTAGTATTTTATATTTTCTTTATTTTTTTAGAATTATCTATTTGAAATTTTAAGTTTTTATAAATTTATTTATTTATTTATTTTAAAAATAGTGGTTTGTTCTATTATTTTAAATTTAAAAAGTATTATTAAGTTTTTTTATCTGTATTATTTTTTTATTATTTTTTTATTATATAGTATTTATATAGATATCAAATATTTAAATACTT
Coding sequences within:
- a CDS encoding histidinol phosphate phosphatase domain-containing protein, which gives rise to MTNKRIDLHMHSLFSDGELLPSELARRAYVLGHSDIAITDHVDYYNIENITNIQNAIDDINNNWDINVILGVEITHVPPSSIKPLAIRARELGAKIVVVHGETLSEPVVEGTNHAAALCPEVDIIGHPGLISKEDAILAKENDIALEISCRAGHCLGNGHVADIASEVGNRLVVDTDTHAPEDLVNFDKAYNIALGAGLSEYEAKKAVIDNPKYILKKHDLI